One window of Phalacrocorax carbo chromosome 1, bPhaCar2.1, whole genome shotgun sequence genomic DNA carries:
- the IFNAR1 gene encoding interferon alpha/beta receptor 1 isoform X2, with translation MDEGAAAAVGVGRRVAAAVVLALLSYLLVALPSRCAGQINLKSPQDIQVYVVNTNFTLRWNYTGNDTDVTFSAEYQWVESFETNGTEWKELPGCQKVTCMECDFSSAITKYCDEHHVRVRAERGEEVSPWSSIFVMVPYSIAQIGPPGLKLQSTNGVIKIKVSPPEANQVQKMWIDETSFKYNLVFWENSSNAEFRSLSIFPNDIIDDLAPHTTYCFKVQATLYLDTQEGLFSPIHCIKTTRKVSDPFCATNVSILALNMKFHLHWNNQYKQYVSYNVQYLLGYLKAYYEDYSEKWLNVPGCENITDTQCNFSSVINIDGFYYLRVQAMNEYNKSCLSNEVKVDPLRINEIGPPGVKVDISDVLLHIQISPPGGPENKAMRDHYDLSYWILYWKHSSNNEEEVKMKAIKQTIGTVSGLTPSTLYCVKVQAFSQAYNKSSHYSKEECIKTPGATFVTALVAVLLVATPLIFALYQAYNKIKYVFFPSCQPPLNIEGFGGQLLSSPYLSTTEEPIENCSIIETIIMEEVNQTGFKDYEHSKQSSRDSGNYSNDDDTSGSKTSVGTLEKEIV, from the exons GCCAAATTAATCTGAAGAGTCCACAGGATATTCAGGTCTATGTTGTAAATACAAATTTCACTCTAAGGTGGAACTACACTGGGAATGATACCGATGTGACCTTTTCAGCAGAATACCAGTG gGTTGAAAGTTTTGAGACAAATGGAACAGAATGGAAGGAGTTGCCTGGGTGTCAAAAAGTTACTTGCATGGAATGTGACTTCTCCTCAGCAATAACCAAATACTGTGACGAACATCATGTGCGTGTAAGGGCTGAAAGAGGGGAAGAAGTGTCTCCGTGGTCTAGCATTTTTGTCATGGTTCCGTATTCTATAG CTCAGATTGGTCCCCCAGGATTAAAGTTGCAGTCCACAAATGGAGTAATAAAAATTAAGGTTTCTCCTCCAGAAGCAAATCAGGTCCAAAAAATGTGGATAGATGAAACAAGTTTTAAATATAATCTGGTTTTCTGGGAAAATTCATCAAATGCAGAG TTCAGAAGTCTAAGTATTTTTCCTAATGACATAATTGATGACCTTGCACCGCATACTACCTATTGTTTCAAAGTTCAAGCAACTCTTTATTTGGACACGCAAGAAGGCTTATTCAGTCCCATTCATTGTATAAAAACTACCCGTAAAG TGAGTGACCCCTTCTGTGCGACAAATGTGAGCATTCTTGCTTTGAATATGAAATTTCATCTGCATTGGAATAATCAGTATAAACAGTATGTGAGCTACAATGTACAGTATCTCCT TGGGTATCTAAAGGCATATTATGAAGATTACTCTGAGAAGTGGCTCAATGTACCCGGATGTGAAAACATCACTGATACACAATGCAATTTCTCATCTGTCATCAATATTGATGGATTTTATTATCTCCGTGTGCAGGCCATGAATGAATATAATAAATCGTGTTTATCTAATGAAGTAAAAGTGGATCCTCTGAGAATAA ATGAAATTGGCCCTCCTGGTGTAAAGGTGGACATCAGTGATGTTTTGCTCCATATCCAGATTTCTCCTCCAGGAGGACCTGAGAACAAAGCCATGAGGGACCATTATGACTTGTCTTACTGGATTCTGTATTGGAAGCATTCATCAAATAATGAG gaggaagtaaaaatgaaagcaataaaacagaCAATAGGGACAGTCTCTGGTCTAACACCCTCAACTTTGTACTGTGTAAAAGTACAAGCATTCTCACAAGCTTACAACAAAAGCAGTCATTACAGCAAAGAGGAATGCATCAAAACACCTGGAG CAACATTTGTAACTGCACTGGTTGCCGTCTTGCTGGTGGCTACACCACTTATTTTTGCCCTGTATCAAGCCTACAACAAAATCAAATACGTGTTCTTCCCGTCATGCCAGCCTCCTTTGAACATAGAG GGCTTTGGAGGACAGCTCTTAAGCAGTCCTTATCTGTCAACTACAGAAGAACCAATAGAAAATTGTTCTATAATTGAGACTATCATCATGGAAGAAGTAAATCAAACTGGTTTTAAAGACTACGAACATTCTAAACAGAGCAGTCGAGACTCAGGAAATTATTCTAACGATGATGATACTTCAGGGAGCAAAACATCAGTCGGAACACTAGAAAAGGAAATAGTGTAA
- the IFNAR1 gene encoding interferon alpha/beta receptor 1 isoform X1: MDEGAAAAVGVGRRVAAAVVLALLSYLLVALPSRCAGQINLKSPQDIQVYVVNTNFTLRWNYTGNDTDVTFSAEYQWVESFETNGTEWKELPGCQKVTCMECDFSSAITKYCDEHHVRVRAERGEEVSPWSSIFVMVPYSIAQIGPPGLKLQSTNGVIKIKVSPPEANQVQKMWIDETSFKYNLVFWENSSNAEFRSLSIFPNDIIDDLAPHTTYCFKVQATLYLDTQEGLFSPIHCIKTTRKVSDPFCATNVSILALNMKFHLHWNNQYKQYVSYNVQYLLGYLKAYYEDYSEKWLNVPGCENITDTQCNFSSVINIDGFYYLRVQAMNEYNKSCLSNEVKVDPLRINEIGPPGVKVDISDVLLHIQISPPGGPENKAMRDHYDLSYWILYWKHSSNNEEEVKMKAIKQTIGTVSGLTPSTLYCVKVQAFSQAYNKSSHYSKEECIKTPGDKILPLIIIATFVTALVAVLLVATPLIFALYQAYNKIKYVFFPSCQPPLNIEGFGGQLLSSPYLSTTEEPIENCSIIETIIMEEVNQTGFKDYEHSKQSSRDSGNYSNDDDTSGSKTSVGTLEKEIV; encoded by the exons GCCAAATTAATCTGAAGAGTCCACAGGATATTCAGGTCTATGTTGTAAATACAAATTTCACTCTAAGGTGGAACTACACTGGGAATGATACCGATGTGACCTTTTCAGCAGAATACCAGTG gGTTGAAAGTTTTGAGACAAATGGAACAGAATGGAAGGAGTTGCCTGGGTGTCAAAAAGTTACTTGCATGGAATGTGACTTCTCCTCAGCAATAACCAAATACTGTGACGAACATCATGTGCGTGTAAGGGCTGAAAGAGGGGAAGAAGTGTCTCCGTGGTCTAGCATTTTTGTCATGGTTCCGTATTCTATAG CTCAGATTGGTCCCCCAGGATTAAAGTTGCAGTCCACAAATGGAGTAATAAAAATTAAGGTTTCTCCTCCAGAAGCAAATCAGGTCCAAAAAATGTGGATAGATGAAACAAGTTTTAAATATAATCTGGTTTTCTGGGAAAATTCATCAAATGCAGAG TTCAGAAGTCTAAGTATTTTTCCTAATGACATAATTGATGACCTTGCACCGCATACTACCTATTGTTTCAAAGTTCAAGCAACTCTTTATTTGGACACGCAAGAAGGCTTATTCAGTCCCATTCATTGTATAAAAACTACCCGTAAAG TGAGTGACCCCTTCTGTGCGACAAATGTGAGCATTCTTGCTTTGAATATGAAATTTCATCTGCATTGGAATAATCAGTATAAACAGTATGTGAGCTACAATGTACAGTATCTCCT TGGGTATCTAAAGGCATATTATGAAGATTACTCTGAGAAGTGGCTCAATGTACCCGGATGTGAAAACATCACTGATACACAATGCAATTTCTCATCTGTCATCAATATTGATGGATTTTATTATCTCCGTGTGCAGGCCATGAATGAATATAATAAATCGTGTTTATCTAATGAAGTAAAAGTGGATCCTCTGAGAATAA ATGAAATTGGCCCTCCTGGTGTAAAGGTGGACATCAGTGATGTTTTGCTCCATATCCAGATTTCTCCTCCAGGAGGACCTGAGAACAAAGCCATGAGGGACCATTATGACTTGTCTTACTGGATTCTGTATTGGAAGCATTCATCAAATAATGAG gaggaagtaaaaatgaaagcaataaaacagaCAATAGGGACAGTCTCTGGTCTAACACCCTCAACTTTGTACTGTGTAAAAGTACAAGCATTCTCACAAGCTTACAACAAAAGCAGTCATTACAGCAAAGAGGAATGCATCAAAACACCTGGAG ATAAAATTTTACCACTGATCATTATAGCAACATTTGTAACTGCACTGGTTGCCGTCTTGCTGGTGGCTACACCACTTATTTTTGCCCTGTATCAAGCCTACAACAAAATCAAATACGTGTTCTTCCCGTCATGCCAGCCTCCTTTGAACATAGAG GGCTTTGGAGGACAGCTCTTAAGCAGTCCTTATCTGTCAACTACAGAAGAACCAATAGAAAATTGTTCTATAATTGAGACTATCATCATGGAAGAAGTAAATCAAACTGGTTTTAAAGACTACGAACATTCTAAACAGAGCAGTCGAGACTCAGGAAATTATTCTAACGATGATGATACTTCAGGGAGCAAAACATCAGTCGGAACACTAGAAAAGGAAATAGTGTAA